CACCCGCACTCTTTATGTAAGGTACATAAGTAACATGAACAAACAGTATGTCTTCTTTCTTTGATTCTAAGGACAGCTGCCTTATAGCTTCTAAGAAAGGTAGGCTCTCTATATCTCCAACAGTACCACCCACCTCCACTATAGCTATGTCGCTGTCCTTCTCTATAGACCTTATGAGTTTTTTTATCTCATCGGTTATATGAGGTATAACTTGTACAGTAGCACCAAGATATCCACCTCTTCGCTCTCTCTCCAAAACATTAAAGTAAACCCTTCCTGCAGTTATGTTATTTTTCCTACTCATACGGGAGTAGGTGAATCTTTCGTAATGGCCAAGATCCAAATCCGTCTCCGCACCGTCTTCCGTGACGTAAACTTCTCCATGCTGGTATGGACTCATGGTTCCTGGATCCACATTTAAGTAAGGGTCAAGTTTTTGAAAAGTGATGGTGTATCCTAGTTCTTCAAGAAGGGAGCCTATGGATGCTGACGTTACACCTTTTCCGAGGGCAGAAAGCACACCACCAGTGACGAAGATGAACTTTGCCATGTGAGAATATTTTAAGTTATCTGATGCTCATATTCCTTTCGGTAGATTTTCCACCTGGGTGGTGATAGGCTACTGGAACAGCCAAGGGAAGAAGTATCGTATATTTTAAAAACTTTAGGGTCTGACGGCTCATGAACGAAGACAAACACCGTGTTGTTGGGAAGGAATTTCATCTGGGACTTCCAGTTTTTTATCTGCAAAAGTATGTCTTTTAACCTTTCTTTTACTTCTTCTGCGGACAGTTTTTCTTTTAACATTGCGTTTGTATCTTCAAAAAACCACTCTCCATCCTTTATGTTTTGGATCATCTCAAGAACTTTCTCCTCAGAAGGTATACCGTAAAATCTCATAAGCTTAATTCTAACACATATCCTCTTCCAACTTGGTTATTAGGTCTACCCTTCTTTTGTGCCTTCCGCCACCAAATTCTGAGGCAAGCCATGTGGATACAATAGATAGAGCCAGCTCTTCACCCAAAACCCTACCTCCTAAGCAGAGGACATTAGCGTTGTTGTGCTCTCTGCTCACCTTTGCCATGTACTCATTGGTACAGAGAGCTGCATACACTCCCTTGAACTTGTTGGCAGTTATACACATACCTATACCTGTTCCGCAGATGAGTATCCCCTGCTGTGCTTCGCCTCTTTGAATGGCAAGAGCCACCTCACGGGCAAAAAGGGGATAATCCGTAGATTCTGCAGAGTCTGTGCCAAAGTCTATAACTTGATAACCCCTTGATATGAGAAACTCCTTTATTTTTTCTTTGAGGTGATAACCTGCGTGGTCAGCACCTATGGCTATCTTCATGACTAAAAGATTATAAGCTTACTCCTTTAACCTTGCAACCTTAAGTTTTCTTATACAGCACAACAGGAAAGGTGAGAGACATCTTTGAAAAAACTCTGGGCACATAGTTTTATGGCTTCAGAAAGAGTGGGGTAAACATCCACAGTTTCTATTACTTCCTGTAAAGTAAGTCCGTATTTTACAAGCAGGACCCCTTTGTGTATAAGCTCCGCTCCATGAGGTGAGAGTATGTGAAGTCCAAGGATCTTCCCACTTTTCTTTTCTGCAACCAATTTAATGAGTCCCTCTTCTCTAAAGCTGAGAACTGCTCTTGGAACCTTAGAAAAATCAAGAACTCTAACATCAACATCATAACCTATGCCTTTTGCCTCCTCTTCCTTTAAGCCTACGCTGGAAAGTTCTGGGTCTGTAAATATAGCGTGTGGTACGGATGAGTAATCCACCTTTTTCTTATTTCCAAGAAGCGCATTCTGTGCTGCTATACCACCTTCCATTGCTGCAACGGTGACTAACATAAACTTACCTACGCAATCACCAGCAGAGTATATATCCCCATTGGTGGTTTGCATAAACTCGTTTACTTCTATAAATCCCCTCTTATCTGTCTTCACGCCTACTATCTCTAAACCTATATCTTTTGTATTTGGCGTTCTGCCCGTTGCAATGAGGAGATCTGTTCCTTTTATGACTTTTTTGTTTTTTTCGTGCTCTACCTCCAGTAAAATGTGTACCCCATCTTTACTAACCCTAAGTACCTTTGTGCTTGTTAATATCTCCATTCCCTCCCTTTCAAGCAGTTCCCTTAATTTAGTTCTAAGCTCTGGTTCCTCTCCCATAGCAATGTCTGAAAGCGCTTCCAAAAGGGTTACCTTACTTCCCAACCTGAGAAAAGCTTGTCCTAATTCAAGCCCTATGGCACCACCACCTACAATTATCAGGTGTTCAGGTAAGTGATCCAAGTCAAATATGGTATCGCTCGTGTAGTACCTAACATCATTTAAATTTTCTATCGGTGGAATAGATGGTTTTGAACCTGTTGTGATAACCGCCTTGTAAAAACTTATCTCTTTATCTCCTATCAGAGCTTTACCGTTAGCGATAAACCTACCTTTTTGCTGTCTGTACTCTATGGTAGGATAAGCATCAAGCACATCCCAGTATTTTTCTTTTCTTAATCTCTCAAGGAGTTTCTCCTTTATCTCCACTATCCTTTTCATATCCACTCTGCCTTCCTTTGCACAAACCTTGATGGTGTTAGCTATTTCTATGAAATACTTGGAAGGTATACAACCTCTGTTGAGGCATGTACCACCTATTACACTGTTTTCTACAACTAAAACCTTTGCTCCAAGCTCAGAAGCCTTGATGGCGGAAGCAAAACCTGCAGAACCACCTCCTAAAACAAAAAGGTCATAAACCTCCCTTTTGGGTATGTAAACTTCGGGAACATCTTCAATGGGTTCTGCACCGTATCCGGCTTTTTTAACAGCTTCTATGAGCTTTTCTACTTGCGCTTCTCCTTCTACCTGTGCATAACCTTGAGGGAAATAAACTTTGGCATGCTTAACACCCTCAACGCCTTCAAGAGCTCTCTTGACCGTTTGAGCACAGTGCTCACAAGTCATTCCTGTTATTCTAAGTTTGATCATAATCCTTCCTCCTTAAAACTTGGTCTCTCCTATAACCTTGCCCATGTATTGCCCAGCTCTGGATATGGCTTTGAGAATGTTATCCTCTTTGACACCATCTTCTGCAACTACTACTGCTATACGGTTTTTGAGAGAAGTCTCTACCCACTTAACGCCTTCTACTTGAGAGATGGCCTTTTTGACAGCTACAGGACACATCTCACAAGTCATACCCTCTACATCAATAACCACAACCTTTTTAGCAAAAGAAAGACCCATCAACACCAACAAAGATAACATAACCTGCTTCATGATTTAACCTCCGTAAACTTTAGTAAGCACATAGGGGTAAAAGGTTGCAACTACAAGGAGTAAAAGAGATATCCATGCTAAACCTTTGCTCAGGTTTTTAATCCACGAAGGTTCTTCACAAGCACATTCAACTTTTCTTTTTTTGTACAATCTGTAAAGTGAGTATGCTACACTCATATAGCCTACCGTAAGAAAGTACCATCTGTAAGGTTCAAGAACGCTTAGTCTACTTAAGCTTCCTACTGAAACACCAAAAATTACAAACAGAGTGGGGTGCTATACAGCAAGAACCTGCAAAAAAAGA
The Hydrogenobacter hydrogenophilus DNA segment above includes these coding regions:
- the rpiB gene encoding ribose 5-phosphate isomerase B yields the protein MKIAIGADHAGYHLKEKIKEFLISRGYQVIDFGTDSAESTDYPLFAREVALAIQRGEAQQGILICGTGIGMCITANKFKGVYAALCTNEYMAKVSREHNNANVLCLGGRVLGEELALSIVSTWLASEFGGGRHKRRVDLITKLEEDMC
- the merA gene encoding mercury(II) reductase: MIKLRITGMTCEHCAQTVKRALEGVEGVKHAKVYFPQGYAQVEGEAQVEKLIEAVKKAGYGAEPIEDVPEVYIPKREVYDLFVLGGGSAGFASAIKASELGAKVLVVENSVIGGTCLNRGCIPSKYFIEIANTIKVCAKEGRVDMKRIVEIKEKLLERLRKEKYWDVLDAYPTIEYRQQKGRFIANGKALIGDKEISFYKAVITTGSKPSIPPIENLNDVRYYTSDTIFDLDHLPEHLIIVGGGAIGLELGQAFLRLGSKVTLLEALSDIAMGEEPELRTKLRELLEREGMEILTSTKVLRVSKDGVHILLEVEHEKNKKVIKGTDLLIATGRTPNTKDIGLEIVGVKTDKRGFIEVNEFMQTTNGDIYSAGDCVGKFMLVTVAAMEGGIAAQNALLGNKKKVDYSSVPHAIFTDPELSSVGLKEEEAKGIGYDVDVRVLDFSKVPRAVLSFREEGLIKLVAEKKSGKILGLHILSPHGAELIHKGVLLVKYGLTLQEVIETVDVYPTLSEAIKLCAQSFFKDVSHLSCCAV
- a CDS encoding heavy-metal-associated domain-containing protein gives rise to the protein MKQVMLSLLVLMGLSFAKKVVVIDVEGMTCEMCPVAVKKAISQVEGVKWVETSLKNRIAVVVAEDGVKEDNILKAISRAGQYMGKVIGETKF